One stretch of Glycine soja cultivar W05 chromosome 7, ASM419377v2, whole genome shotgun sequence DNA includes these proteins:
- the LOC114418246 gene encoding B3 domain-containing protein Os03g0120900-like, whose product MELMQEVKGYSDGREEEEEEEEAAEEIITREESSRLLHQHQEAAGSNFIINNNHHHHQHHHHHTTKQLDFMDLSLGSSKDEGNLQGSSSSVYAHHHHAASASSSANGNNNNSSSSNLQQQQQQPAEKEHMFDKVVTPSDVGKLNRLVIPKQHAEKYFPLDSSANEKGLLLNFEDRNGKLWRFRYSYWNSSQSYVMTKGWSRFVKEKKLDAGDMVSFQRGVGELYRHRLYIDWWRRPDHHHHHHHGPDHSTTLFTPFLIPNQPHHLMSIRWGATGRLYSLPSPTPPRHHEHLNYNNNAMYHPFHHHGAGSGINATTHHYNNYHEMSSTTTSGSAGSVFYHRSTPPISMPLADHQTLNTRQQQQQQQQQEGAGNVSLSPMIIDSVPVAHHLHHQQHHGGKSSGPSSTSTSPSTAGKRLRLFGVNMECASSTSEDPKCFSLLSSSSMANSNSQPPLQLLREDTLSSSSARFGDQRGVGEPSMLFDLDPSLQYRQ is encoded by the exons ATGGAGTTGATGCAAGAAGTGAAAGGGTATTCTGATGGcagagaggaggaggaggaggaagaggaagcaGCAGAAGAAATCATCACAAGAGAAGAAAGCAGCA GGTTGTTACACCAGCACCAGGAGGCAGCAGGTTCCAATTTCATCATCAacaataatcatcatcatcatcaacatcaccaccaccacacaACAAAGCAGCTAGACTTCATGGACTTGTCACTTGGTAGCAGCAAGGATGAAGGGAATTTGCAAGGATCATCTTCTTCTGTCTatgctcatcatcatcatgcagCAAGTGCTAGTTCTTCTGCCAAtggtaacaacaacaacagcagcagcagcaacttgcagcaacagcagcagcagcCTGCTGAGAAGGAGCACATGTTTGATAAAGTAGTGACACCAAGTGATGTGGGGAAGCTGAACCGGTTGGTGATACCAAAGCAGCATGCTGAGAAGTATTTCCCTCTTGATTCCTCAGCCAATGAGAAGGGTCTGTTGCTGAATTTTGAGGACAGGAATGGTAAGTTGTGGAGGTTCAGGTACTCCTATTGGAACAGCAGCCAGAGCTATGTGATGACCAAAGGTTGGAGCCGTTTTGTTAAGGAGAAGAAGCTTGATGCTGGTGACATGGTGTCCTTCCAGCGTGGTGTTGGGGAGTTGTATAGGCATAGGTTGTACATAGATTGGTGGAGAAGGCCTgatcatcatcaccatcaccatcatGGCCCTGACCATTCAACCACACTCTTCACACCTTTCTTAATTCCCAATCAGCCTCATCACTTAATGTCCATCAGATGGGGTGCCACTGGCAGATTGTACTCCCTCCCTTCCCCAACCCCACCACGCCACCATGAACACCTCAATTACAACAATAACGCCATGTATCATCCCTTTCATCACCATGGTGCTGGAAGTGGAATTAATGCTACTACTCATCACTACAACAACTATCATGAGATGAGTAGTACTACTACTTCAGGATCTGCAGGCTCAGTCTTTTACCACAGGTCAACACCCCCAATATCAATGCCATTGGCTGACCACCAAACCTTGAACACAaggcagcagcaacaacaacaacaacaacaagaggGAGCTGGCAATGTTTCTCTTTCCCCTATGATCATTGATTCTGTTCCAGTTGCTCACCACCTCCATCATCAACAACACCATGGTGGCAAGAGTAGTGGTCCTAGTAGTACTAGTACTAGTCCTAGCACTGCAGGGAAAAGACTAAGGCTATTTGGGGTCAACATGGAATGTGCTTCTTCAACATCAGAAGACCCCAAATGCTTCAGCTTGTTGTCCTCATCTTCAATGGCTAATTCCAA